A region of the Candidatus Paceibacterota bacterium genome:
GTGCAGAAGGCGCGCGCGATGTCCCCGCCGGCCGTGGTGATCGTCATTACCGGCTACGGGACGATCGAAACGGCGGTGGAGGCGATGAAGCACGGGGCGTTCGACTACCTCGAAAAGCCGTTCAAGGTGGAGGAATTGAAGCTCCGCGTGCAGCGCGCGCTTTCCCACAACGCGGCCATTAGCGAGACGGTCTACCTCCGCAAGCAGCTCAAGAAGAAGTACGAGTTCAGCCAGATCGTCGGCAGCGCCCCGAAGATGCAGGAGGTGTTCAAGATGATCGAGCGGGTGGCGAACACCGACAGCACAATCCTGGTGCTGGGGGAGAGCGGCACGGGCAAGGAGTTGGTGGCCCGGGCCTTGCATTACAACAGCCGGCGGCAGTTCGCGCCGTTCGTGCCGGTCAATTGCAGCGCGCTGCCGGAGAACCTGCTGGAGTCGGAACTGTTCGGGCATCGGCGCGGATCGTTCACGGGGGCGATCAGTGACAAGAAGGGATTGTTCGAGGAGGCGGACGGGGGGACGATTTTCCTGGATGAAGTGGGCTCGATGTCGGCGATGCTCCAGAGCCGGCTGCTGCGGGTGCTGCAGGAGCGCGAAGTCCGGCGGGTGGGAGAAAACACGCCGATTTATGTCAATGTGCGCGTGGTCGCCGCGTCCAACGAGCCGCTGGAGAAACGTATCCAGGAGGGCACCTTCCGCGAGGACCTCTATTACCGGCTCAATGTCATTGCCATTCCGCTGCCAAGCCTGCGGGAGCGGCGGGAAGACATTCCCCTGCTGGTGGCGCACTTCCTCAAGGGCAAGACCAGCGGCACGCCGAACCGGCTGGTGCAAGTGACCCGGCAGACGATGGATCTCCTGTGCGCCTACGATTGGCCGGGCAATGTGCGGGAGCTGGAGAATGCCGTCGAGCGGGCCGTGGCTTTGTGCGAAGACGGCGTTATCCGGGCGGCCGACCTGCCGCCGCGGCTCCTGGCCAGCGTTAAAGCCGCCGCTCCAGGGAAGGACGGTCAGGCCGCAGCCGCGTTGCCGGCCGTGCCCGAATCCGCCCTCTACCCGCTC
Encoded here:
- a CDS encoding sigma-54 dependent transcriptional regulator — its product is MAKVLLVDDDLTMVQMVSELLRQEGHEVFPFSNGSTALAGLTAHTPDVVITDLYFDKTRAHGLEVVQKARAMSPPAVVIVITGYGTIETAVEAMKHGAFDYLEKPFKVEELKLRVQRALSHNAAISETVYLRKQLKKKYEFSQIVGSAPKMQEVFKMIERVANTDSTILVLGESGTGKELVARALHYNSRRQFAPFVPVNCSALPENLLESELFGHRRGSFTGAISDKKGLFEEADGGTIFLDEVGSMSAMLQSRLLRVLQEREVRRVGENTPIYVNVRVVAASNEPLEKRIQEGTFREDLYYRLNVIAIPLPSLRERREDIPLLVAHFLKGKTSGTPNRLVQVTRQTMDLLCAYDWPGNVRELENAVERAVALCEDGVIRAADLPPRLLASVKAAAPGKDGQAAAALPAVPESALYPLHLGPESEAASALGQPAEEPLMPMRLYLRQQELAYLNRAIQHCGGNKEQAALQLGISTATMYRRLSADDKDSSV